CCGGCACCGGCCGGAGCCGGGCGGTTCTGCTGGTGGGGTCCCGCCGGGGACTGGGGTCCGCGCGGTCCGCCCTGTCCGCCCGGCGCACCCGGGCGACCGCCCGCGTCGCGTCCGGGCAGCGCGGCCCGCGGTCCCTGTCCGGTCCCGAGCCGGCCGCCGCCCGGCGCACCGGCGCCGAGGGCACCGCCACCACCGAAGGCGCCGCCACCGAGGGCGCCACCGCCCTGGCCACCACCGCGCCGGGCCGCCGCGACACCGGCCGCGGCCTGCGCGGCGGCCGGACCGCCGTTGCCCGGCGCTCCCTGACCCTGCTTGGGCTGCGGCTTGCGGCCGCCCTGGGCGACGTCGACGGGCAGCATGACCAGCGCGGTCGTGCCACCGGAGTCGGACGGACGCAGCTGGATGCGGATGCCGTGGCGCTGCGAGAGCCGGCCGACCACGAACAGACCCATGCGGCGGGAGACCGACACGTCCACGGTGGGCGGCGAGGCCAGCCGCTCGTTGATCGCGGCCAGGTCCTCCGGGGAGAGGCCGATGCCGGTGTCGTGGATCTCGATCAGCACGCGGCCGTCGGGCAGCGCGTGACCGGTGACCTTGACCTTGGTCTGCGGGGAGGAGAACGACGTCGCGTTCTCCAGCAGCTCGGCGAGCAGGTGCACGAGGTCGTTGACCACGCGGCCGGCGACCTCGGTGGTCGGCACGGAGGCCAGCTCGATGCGCTCGTACTGCTCCACCTCGGAGGCGGCGGCACGGAGCACGTCGACCAGCGGGACCGGGCGGGTCCAGCGGCGGCCGGGCTCCTCACCGGCGAGGACGAGGAGGTTCTCACCGTTACGGCGCATGCGCGTCGCGAGGTGGTCGAGCTTGAACAGCGAGGACAGCTGGTCCGGGTCGGCCTCGCGGGACTCCAGTTCGGAGATCAGCGAGAGCTGGCGCTGGATCAGGCCCTGGGAGCGGCGCGAGAGGTTGGTGAACATCGCGTTGACGTTGCCCCGCAGCAGGGCCTGCTCGGCGGCGAGGCGGACCGCCTCGCGGTGCACGTCGTCGAAGGCCGCGGCCACGCGGCCGATCTCGTCCCGGGAGTGCACGCCGACCGACTCCACCGAGGTGTCGACGTCCTGCGGGTCGGTCTCGGAGAGCTGCTTGACGAGCTCGGGCAGGCGGTCCTGGGCGACCCTGGTCGCGGTGTCCTCCAGGCGGCGCAGCGAGCGGATCATGGACCGCGCCACGACGAAGGCGCCGACCAGGGAGACGCCGAGCACGAGCAGGATGATCACACCGGAGATGATCGCCTCGCGCTCCGACTCGCTGCGCAGCTCGCGGGCCTGCTGCTCCATGTCCTCCAGCAGCTTGAGCTCGATGTTCTTCATCTGCTGGATCTTGGTGGAGCTGTCGTCCAGCCAGTCCTGGTACGACCGGACCTTCAGGTCGTCCAGTCCGTTCACCTGGCCGAGGGCGCGGCCGGCGTACTGGTCCGACGACTCGATCACCGGGTTGCCCTCGGAGATCGGCTTGAGGAGCTCCTCGGCGCCCTCGCCGTAGATGCTCGTGAAGCTGCGGACCTCGGAGGTCTGGCTCTGGAGTGCCGACTGCGCGTAGAGCCGGTCGTTCTCGGAGAGCTTGCCCTTGGTGGTGTTGTTCGCCGGCAGCGCGGCCGCGAGGACCGCGCGCTGGATGGACGCGTACTCCTTGGCCGAGGAGAAGGCCGACAGGGCGCGCGTGCGCTGGATCATGTCGGGGTTGCTGGTCGCCTCCGCCATGTCCTGCGAGAGGTCGAGCAGGTGGGTGATCAGGCGGTGGTAGGCCTCGACGGTCTGGGTCGAGTTGGCCTTGGCCTGATAGGCGGTGCTGCGGATCTTGTTCAGGCCGTTCAGGTCGCTCGCGAGGCCGACCAGGCTGTCGCGGACGCCGACGAGGTTGCCGTCCTTGCTGGCGGCGTCGATCTCCTCGGAGTTGTCGAGGAAGTTCTTCAGGGCCCGGTCGGTCTTCTCCCGGTCGCCCTTGACGGCGATCGCGCTGGAGGTCGAGCCGTGCGCCAGCGGACCGGCGGACTGGTCGCGCTCTTCCTGGAGAGCGGCGGCCAGCTCGGTGGCCTGCTTGGTCATCTCCGTCAGCAGCTTCATGTTGTCGAGCTGCTGGATGTCGTCCATCGACTGGCTGATGCGCATCGCGCCCAGCGAGGTGGCCGCGACCACCGGGAGCGCGAGCAGCGACACCAGACGGGTCGAGATCCGCCAGTTGCGCAGGGCTATTCGCGGGCCGGGGCCGGGCGAGGTCTTGGCCGGCTTCGCGGACGGCTGCTGACCGGACGCGGACGCGGCCGGCTGGCCGGGGCGACCGGCGCCGTCCCCGCCGTCGCCGGACTGGGCCTGGCCCGGGTTCTGGGCGTGCTGGGGCGAGGAGCTGACGGCCTTGGGGCCAGTCCCGCCGTGCGGCTCCGGCTCCGCCGAAGCGCTGCCATCCCTCTTGAAACGTCCCTGCACTAGCGTCGCAACCTCTGGACCAGGCGCCCGGCCGCGTGAACGGCTGGGCACGGTGTCGGCGTCATGGGGGCGCCCTGAATTACGCCCCCGTGGTGGTCGTGAGTGACCGGCGCTGGTTCCCCCTTCTCGCCGCCGCTCGGCGCTGGTGTGCGCCCCCTGTGCACCGGCTCGATTCCGCAGCGGTCCGTGGAATTCCAGCACAGTGCCGGATCTCCAACAAGGCCCGTGGGCCAGGCCGTGACCTAGGTGACAGCATGTGAGGGCCGAGTCACCGGACGTAGAAAGTGATCACCCGCAAATGGGGCGTATGCCCGCGAGTCGTCAGGGCTCGAAAGGTGTCCCAGTCGACATGATCAGGAGCGGAATGATGGCTTCAGGTGGGCAATGTCTGTTTCGTCGGGGTGGTGCGCAAGCCTGAATTGACCGGTTTGACCCTTGATAAGTGAGCAAACTCACACGCAGATCACGCACCCTGCTCGGGTCGACGGGGAATCGCATGTTTAGCCTGACGCTTTACAGAGAAGGCAAAACCGACAACCCGCGCCCTCGAAGGGGTTCTTGCAGCCCTCAGGCGCCCGGACACGACAGGGTCTCGTTCAACCGTGAAGACGACGATGATGTTCCACAAGATCGCCAACCCGCGGCGCACGACGCTGGCGCACCTCGCCGGCGCGGACGAGCTGCAGACGCCGGAGCTGCCGGAGCACGCCGTCGAGCTCCCCACCCAGACCGCCAACCCCCGGCGCACCGTCCTCATGGAGATCCCGGTCGCGGCCACCGCCGCACAGTAGTACGCGGGCCGGCCGCCCAGCGTTCGGCCGGCCCCCTGGAGCACCCGGGCGCCCGCGCGCCGGACCGCCACCCGCAGGGGCCACGGCAGGCGATGCGCGAGGCGCCCGCCCCGTGCCGCGTTAGCCTGGAGCGTCAGACTCCAGCCAGCTCAGCAAGGGGCCAAGCAACCCGTGCGCATCGCCAGGTTCTCCATC
This region of Streptomyces ambofaciens ATCC 23877 genomic DNA includes:
- a CDS encoding sensor histidine kinase: MQGRFKRDGSASAEPEPHGGTGPKAVSSSPQHAQNPGQAQSGDGGDGAGRPGQPAASASGQQPSAKPAKTSPGPGPRIALRNWRISTRLVSLLALPVVAATSLGAMRISQSMDDIQQLDNMKLLTEMTKQATELAAALQEERDQSAGPLAHGSTSSAIAVKGDREKTDRALKNFLDNSEEIDAASKDGNLVGVRDSLVGLASDLNGLNKIRSTAYQAKANSTQTVEAYHRLITHLLDLSQDMAEATSNPDMIQRTRALSAFSSAKEYASIQRAVLAAALPANNTTKGKLSENDRLYAQSALQSQTSEVRSFTSIYGEGAEELLKPISEGNPVIESSDQYAGRALGQVNGLDDLKVRSYQDWLDDSSTKIQQMKNIELKLLEDMEQQARELRSESEREAIISGVIILLVLGVSLVGAFVVARSMIRSLRRLEDTATRVAQDRLPELVKQLSETDPQDVDTSVESVGVHSRDEIGRVAAAFDDVHREAVRLAAEQALLRGNVNAMFTNLSRRSQGLIQRQLSLISELESREADPDQLSSLFKLDHLATRMRRNGENLLVLAGEEPGRRWTRPVPLVDVLRAAASEVEQYERIELASVPTTEVAGRVVNDLVHLLAELLENATSFSSPQTKVKVTGHALPDGRVLIEIHDTGIGLSPEDLAAINERLASPPTVDVSVSRRMGLFVVGRLSQRHGIRIQLRPSDSGGTTALVMLPVDVAQGGRKPQPKQGQGAPGNGGPAAAQAAAGVAAARRGGGQGGGALGGGAFGGGGALGAGAPGGGRLGTGQGPRAALPGRDAGGRPGAPGGQGGPRGPQSPAGPHQQNRPAPAGAGAGQAPGAPQGLQAAGTNAPQGAAVPGNPQGQDAFGGGRGPSAPPQRGKRRGKGNGDAEQGRRPQLPPRGGPRAELPGGSPQPRTPSWSDENAQPSVPRASLDAPRGHEEPDSSRTDRTPRFDDRQGPGSTTEMPAVPALGEAQGPAATAEFARPDFDAPAPRRQEQQQNNGPFGRPAQEQYGGQEQYGQEQYSQNQYPQEQYGQGGASAPRDDQFARPEPAAPQHDGGAFVRSDVFGTQPGQAGPNDPASTGRFTGAQHQNQNLNDGNDGPTGQHRLPERQNPAPTGQFDRPQVNGARGGNDFGAPRPPAPQQRPAHQEPAGGNANGTAAQRPGDGWALPPASGPGDGRTPLYDTLETNWFHGDREARAQQGAPAATPEPQAAQPQTPAAPQRPATSAWRSSPNDDLVRQAERVRQPAAGGITTSGLPRRVPRANLVPGTAQQQSHQNGPQVSRAPDEVRGRLTNLRRGIAQGRQAGTNQTGSYPRPTHQQER